The genomic window tgcatcgacccgacacaatctcgcctcatgttcatgttcacgcgagagtgacaaaatgctttacggtaattcaaaaacaatgtatatattatgactttataagacaattttgaaaattacccacatccatcgagtgtactgtatttgcaaattacccacctcctctttcttgtactgtatttgcaaaactactgcgctggtgagcgttgtagtcattgtagtccagagctgcgcttggagtatttacgaccgtgtgattcactgaaggaacctgtagggggagcttcacaaatcttactgagttccgctttaattGGGTATGAACCGCAGTGCGTTTGTATCATTAAAGCAGCAGCTGTTTACCCCTGTTGCTTGGTAACGATGAAGCAGGAGAAGGTGGCAAAATTCATAGCGATGCTcacctcacttttatatctcgATTTTTGAacctttggttttgttttcaaagcGTCACATAACGACACTAGCGTCTATCTGCTGCGAATGTTTTATAAAACACAGGAGTCCATTtgtgctgaagacaagcagaaaCATAAATTCTCTCCAGTGCAGTGCGTCCGTCACACTTGTCAGGAAAGTGAGTgaggacacacacaaacagttttattgaaacatatgccatcaatagagtgccccagggatgacgcgtttttgtaggccaacctggaagttagcggcgcacgggttcccctcgactgaaagcctattcatttttcccatagacttttggaaaatcgcagaaaataagctctgtgtttaacaaagggttatgacacttacacgttttgtctatcaagataatctttacaagttaacacaacatttgtAGATTTTgtagcctaaataaagtcgtcagatataaaaggctaacagtaggctataaacggactacagcacaccatggttgcggatcaacgtcaccaccaccaagcgtcctcaaactttatttagaaaataactctatttaaaaacatgctcactgattatgatctgtgctgtgtatgaatacttatccactttttcatgagaaatgctgtccaaatgtcccgtttttaatgatgacgtctaaagtccccgccaaaggaagtagtcccttttagcaatttgttagcaaccgccgatttgaagacgcagtaaaagttttaaaaaatcacaagtgggttataactggtgtgttttatgtcatagatcaaaacgtgaaagtatttagaggcttggttaaccacagaccttatttcaggcgatttagcaaaaacccattcaaaaaacccatagactttacggcgttggaactgATCATCCAGATCAGAGTTTCTTTACTGTGAGCATGAGAAACCTGCAGAATAAAGACACTGGATCTTACTGGTGTGCTGTGAAGATCGGAGGAATATTTCAAGTGGATGAAACAGAGCAGCTTCATCTCACAGTTCAATCAGGTATGAGATGAGTTTCACATTCATATGAATCATTCTGATCCTGATTCCTATTAAATCACAATCTCAAATGCCTCTGTGTGTTCAGCTCCTGATGTGTCTGTGGTGAGCAGCAGTGTATCTAGACATGAAGGTGGTAATGTCAGTGTCCAGTGTTTCTACAGTTCTGGATATCAGAATAAACTCAAACAGTGGTGCAGATATAAAGATCAGAGCTGTTACACAGTGGGGAGGACTGACACATCCCAGAATTCATCAGTCCAGATCAGTGATAATGTTAGGAGAAGATCCTTCACTGTGCTGATGACTAGACTGAGACTCAGTGATTCTGGATGGTTCTTCTGCTCTGCTGGAGATCAACAGGTTCCTGTTCAACTCACAGtcactgcactgtaaaaaatgaccgtggttttaacagtaaaagactgtaaaaatgctgcggtgaaaaactgtcaattggtttacagaaagtttctgtactatatacggtgaataactgtaatagatctaacggtacatttaatgtaattttacagtaaaataccgttaaattcacagtttttggaagtgaaaaataacaattcattgtaaaatttacagtgaaaaaccgtaaattgacattcccacaattccctgcgtgacacttcacatttgatatattttcgttgaaataactctgtttcttcttagtttttctcatttttttctaatcagttatgtacattagggttttatgttacatctaatgttgttaaattaatgtttattgcatttttaaaatttcatgcatgttaccatgatggtgtttagtgtgtgtgtgaatgacactgtgtgcaccttctatatattagtattgtccttctcagcttgtggaaaagctgcttgtgatgaactttgattcatcatgtgactcttatcaccactgtgtttggtgactgtcagtgtattataaaggtacaaaacagatattagtacttcattaggttggtaaatgaacattatatcagttaatgaaatacgttattttaccgtaaattttactgggatttttttttacagtgtgtaacaatgatgttaatattactgaaatccaatgttaaatatacatatttaaaatgtaaaattcacatgtaactccgtaagtatgtttacggtttgatgtcatttttacagtattgttctggtaaccacagctgccggtatttttccgtagaaacaacgggattttttttacagtgtggtaaAACTCATTCACTGATCAAATCTACATGGGTTTCTTGCTTTTCTAGGTTTCTAGGCTAAAATAAGTTTGCATCTTTTTCTGTGTTCAGTTCCTGATGTCTCTCTTGAAGATCCTCATGTTCCTGTTTCTGTCACTGAACCAAAACCAGGTAATACAGACTCTTATTGGTTGTTATTATGACAAACtcttaataaatcattttaatcttTTCTTCTTTATCAGCAGTTGTGACCACTAAAGCTTTTGAGAGAAACAGGTTAGTAGGCAAATATTTTCTGTCATAGGCTTGATTAGATGCTTATACTGTAAATTTACTGgtaatactttattttgatagtccagTTTAGACATTCTAACTCTAATTTTGCAACATGTgaactagcagtcattagagtatttgTATACTGTCCGCTTAATATctgataacactttattttcccCCATCAGACATTCTAcggactataagtaactttgcaactacatgtaaaCTTATTCAACTCCCCTCTAATCCTAATCATAACCCTAACCTTACAATCTAACTAAATACTCCAATGAGTGCTAGTTGACATacagttgcaaagttactcatAGTTAgtatgtctaaagtggactgtCGAAATAAAGTTTAACCAGTTTATATCTGTATAATAAAGTTGAATTCATTGTCTTTCTAAacattttgtctatttttgGTGTTGTCTTTTCTTTAGGTTTCCAAAACCAGGTAATATAAGTGCttcaaataattaataaaattaagttttattctcactttttaaaaattgttttccATTTCTGACAGCAACTGTGAGAACAGACACCGGCACTGAGAAGAACACGTTAGTATTATCACAGTTTCAcggttactttttttttttttatgtgaccTAAATCAACAGATGTGACTTGTTCAGCACTCATATGTGCATCTTTGAGCTGTTTTCATATCTTTCTATCTATTCTCTCTTTCAGATGCCACATGATGGAGTGTTTCTGTCTGTCACAGAATTAGAGATCACAGGCTGTTCTCCACATTGATCTGAAGGACTTTTGTGTCTAGATAAATAACAGGTTCAGTGAAAAACCCTTCAGATTTGTATTTGTTACTGTTAAGGTTAGCAGTTAGCAAACTTTTGTTTTGCAGTAGGAAGTCCTCATTGCAGTTTATTCTAGTCAGGAACCACCCACACAGACAGGAAGTGACAGTCTGATTGACATATAAAGTGACCAATCAGAGTTCAGCTTGTTTTCAAGTGTcatttaggggcggggttatcGGAAATCACTTACCGCAATAATTAAATAGTAGCACGACAGACTCACATCATAGAAACATAAAAgcattcattattttgtttgcaGTACAAAACAGTACATTATTTTGTTCACTTTCTGTCTTGTTCGGCATTAGTTCTCATTTGTTGCTATGGTGTCTAATTAGTATTCTGTCCAGCCATGCCTGTTTAGTTCCCTCATTATCCATGTATATTTTTACTCCCTGTATGGTTCAGTCCTTTGTCGGTTAATGTTTGTTACTAATGCTCccttacttatttttattattacttatatacttatttgtttttttttttttttatttctgcttGCTTGTGAGGTGACCTTGAGTGTTATGAAAGGTGCtattaataaaatgcattattattattattattattattattattattctctgtGTTCGTCGTTCATTAAAGACTGTTTGTTTACAACCAGTTCCTTCGTCATGCACTTTATAAGCTACATACTCACAATGTAAAAAGAAAACTTTGAAAACAACCTTCTTGGAATGTGAAGTTTTCATAACAGTGAGAcaaaatgttttgagaacaacattttcagagcatccttatgatatatttgtacttgaggaatgttctcataatgttgagaGAAAATGCCATTAGAACAACATTCTTGCAATGTCATGTTTGATGAATCTTCATGTTAATGTTCTTggaatattacaaataaatgttcaaTTTCAATATTATATTGTGAGTAAAAATAAGGTTATGAGAGTGTTGTACTATAATTATTGTAAcctaaaggccaattcacaccgcaccgacaacagccaacaaacgccaacaaactcgtctgttggagtttgttggatcggtGTGAAACCCCTGTTGGCGTctgttggcgtttgttggcgtctgttggcgtttgttggcgttggtcggagtcggttttcacccgactgaacatgtttaatcggcgtttgTCGGGTCGTGGAATGTCTGCGCGGTGTGAACAGTTTTCCAACAGACTGCAACcaactctgacgtaatctgacctgttcacgaaccgttgccatgacgatgagggaagtcccctgcaaagacagctatttgatcgcgcccgcgcctcaagcacacacaacaaagcactggaaacgtgacatcgcagcttgttcgttataaaaaataaaatacagttaatatatacacaaaaggtacaatagtccatagtgcaatccgtgccattcagcaagagcagctgctccacttcaccgaaAGAGAGTGGTAACGTTATAACCACCAtgagagcaacgcaggtttaccttcagtttcgttttttaATAATTCGTTTTGACttgtttagctacatggttgtatatgCTTATGGGTCTCGTTAATAAAAAGGGTCGcgctaaaaaaaagtttaaaaaccggGTAGACCAGGTACAGTTGGTTATAGGGTACAGTTGAAACACCTTAAATAACTTGCGTTCACAACAAGTCTGATCTGTGAAATTTTCTTAGCACATGCATATTAGCGTCCTCTTCAATTGTGTGAAATTTGAAGTACATGTGCTTTTCCAGTACGAAGATATCGGCGAAAGTTTTTTTCTAAGGTAATTTTTTCACTTCACCACGTCGCTTCCACATTGAATAGCTTCTCATCCTTACATGACCGTTAAAGTTAACTTACATTTTCGTAAACCTTATTTTGTGTTCTAAACACTGACATATTGCATGACTTTGTGTCATACAAGGTCATCATAAAATCTAGAGAAATGTTCGAGGTGGTCAGCGGGGTACAGTTGAGACACATACCCACACCATAGAATCCTATTGCGGCCCATGCAGTTTAGTTGCACGATGTAAGTTCTATTAAGATCTATTAATCTATTAAAATTAATAGATTTcatctgttttattattgctgtttgCAATTGTTCAATGTTTTTTACTGTTACTCAACTTTTCAActgttaatattaaatttatggcctaaaattaaatattgtatcaCTGTTTGCCATTACTGCACAATGTTTTACAAATGGACTACTtttaactaaacaaaataataaaataaaatactaaatggaaataaaaacggttaaattctcatttttaaaggtattttacatttgtagtGAATTGGTTAGGCAGCTTTACAGCATTCCGAATGGGTGTCTCAACTGTAGCTACTAGGGTACTGTTTCAACTGTACCTGACTGTTTTCGACATGGGTACAGTTGGAACAAAAAAGCGTCTTGTGTTTATGAGCTAATTGTGAAAAATATGACCTACTTATGgatgttaattattaataatattttagtagACAAGTAAAAGAAATGTCATATGAAAAATCACTTTGTTTCACTTCTTTTCAGTCCCATAATTTTGGTGTGGTAACGGTGAAAGCAAAAAGTGTACCAACTGTACCTGGTCTACCCAATCGCAGCGCAATAGGCTACGATCAGATCGATGGCTACAGCGCTTCGGATTTCAggttagtatttttgttttgcctcaatactttaatacaatgaaaatatatatgataAACTAACCTGACAATATTGTTAACATGGTTACTTGTGTAGTTGTGGAATTTTCCCAGTCAGACGTCACTcgtttgtctgtgtttgttggggcggtgtgaacatgacagttttttctcatagaattctaaatccaacggccaacttgttcgttggcgtttgttggcgtttgttggcgtttgtcggtgcggtgtgaattggcctttaaataacattccaATCACAACAGAGTGACTCATTAAAtcactgttcccacaaagttttCAGAACAGAAATCCATCAGCTGGTGATTCCTGTGTATTAATGTTCACAACAATGTTCACAATTTTGATAACTGATACTGAACACCCATCAAACAATGGAAAAAACTAttgattacactttattttatgaatatatGTACAGTCTGTGCACCCTTTAGCCAGGTTgcatctaaaaacattttttcttgtctgtgataatatgagGGTAGAAAGAAGAAGTTGACCAGTTGTACTCCAGTGAAGACCTCATACAGGAAACACAAGCAAGAGCAAACACAATGGCTGTGTATGCTAAGACAAAAATATTCTACACTTCAATCTGGTTTTGGCTCATTTTAGGTGAGAGTATTAAATGTTGTTCTGTGTTTGTATCTAATGTATCCtgtttaagattttaaaattacattttatgctCAACTGTTCATGAtgcttttaatgtgttttatgtgAAGACTGAACAAATTAAGAAGTGATTTATTGTTAATCCTAGTCAttaaaactgtgtgtgtgtgtatgtgtgtgtgtgtgtgtgtgtgtgtgtgtgtgtgtttaggtaTTGAATGCTTCATTGGTGAGTTTCATCATGTTCATCAACTATTAAGTCTGGAGGATCTGTCACCATACCTTGTCATTATGATGAGAAAAACCCTCCAGTCAGAAATACTGGTTCTAAGACATTGATCAATCTAAaatatgatgataataataataataatgatgatgataaacTGCTGATTCTGCTTTTGCTTTACACTCAGTCAGACTAAAGATCTGTGTGAAGAATATATTACACATCTACATTTGCTAAATGCCTAAATGTCTGTAATgtatttttaccattttttttcaaatatattttttcttttattaaaagtgacttacaaatgaggaacaTACCAAATAAAACaacgttatttatttatttatttttcaatttagccataattttatataatcatTATGATATACAGACCTCACAGACTTCGAGCATTATGTGCCATTCCCCATATAGAacatagtaaatgtgtgaaaaaaGTGACTGATTTCAGCCACAGCTTCAGTGTCTTTTATGATGTAGGGGGCGGGacacttcagattctagagagcaccAGAAAATATG from Megalobrama amblycephala isolate DHTTF-2021 linkage group LG17, ASM1881202v1, whole genome shotgun sequence includes these protein-coding regions:
- the LOC125250887 gene encoding polymeric immunoglobulin receptor-like, with product HRLYGVGTDHPDQSFFTVSMRNLQNKDTGSYWCAVKIGGIFQVDETEQLHLTVQSAPDVSVVSSSVSRHEGGNVSVQCFYSSGYQNKLKQWCRYKDQSCYTVGRTDTSQNSSVQISDNVRRRSFTVLMTRLRLSDSGWFFCSAGDQQVPVQLTVTAL